The following coding sequences lie in one Pseudoalteromonas sp. Scap06 genomic window:
- a CDS encoding methyltransferase yields MSVLTNPSLLLLRNSEELKGKSILVVNFVQDGFLNELKTLNPQSKITAFSYNHANGEFAKNIPGIDVTISHTINSGDYDLVILYYPKSKPELLMALDNIRAVISKDAELLVVGENKSGVKSIEKQLAGKAEFSNKIDSAKHCVLFSFSELTLNSTFDISTYHKEFTVSVRDIEFTAVSIPGVFNHGALDAGTKMLLENAPNLKHGKVLDFGCGAGLIATFLGLKTPALTFTCSDVSALAAYATTQTLKLNNVNGEAILSDGLNNITGKFDLIISNPPFHTGIATDYSVAESFLTHAKQHLTKAGKLTIVANSFLKYPPILETQFDSYHTVFKNNKFAVYSS; encoded by the coding sequence ATGAGCGTATTAACCAATCCGAGCCTACTATTACTTCGTAACAGTGAAGAGTTAAAAGGTAAATCAATATTGGTGGTCAACTTTGTTCAAGATGGCTTTTTAAATGAGCTAAAAACGCTCAATCCACAAAGTAAAATAACCGCTTTTAGTTATAATCACGCTAATGGTGAATTTGCAAAAAACATACCGGGTATTGACGTAACCATCAGCCACACAATTAATTCGGGCGATTATGATTTGGTAATACTTTATTACCCTAAATCTAAACCTGAGCTATTAATGGCGTTAGACAACATACGTGCTGTGATAAGCAAAGATGCAGAGCTACTCGTTGTTGGCGAAAACAAGAGCGGTGTTAAGTCAATTGAAAAGCAACTCGCCGGTAAGGCCGAGTTTAGTAATAAAATAGACTCAGCAAAACATTGTGTTTTATTTTCATTTTCAGAACTAACTCTCAATAGCACGTTTGATATTAGTACTTACCATAAAGAGTTTACTGTAAGTGTAAGGGATATTGAGTTTACAGCGGTCAGTATTCCGGGCGTGTTTAATCATGGTGCGCTAGATGCTGGAACGAAAATGCTACTAGAAAATGCTCCTAACTTAAAACACGGAAAAGTCCTTGATTTTGGTTGTGGCGCAGGCCTTATTGCTACTTTTTTAGGTCTAAAAACTCCAGCTCTGACATTTACCTGTAGTGACGTAAGTGCACTTGCAGCCTATGCAACAACACAAACGCTTAAGTTAAATAATGTAAACGGTGAAGCCATACTCAGTGATGGTTTAAATAATATTACTGGCAAGTTTGATTTAATTATTAGCAACCCACCCTTCCATACTGGGATTGCAACTGACTACAGCGTTGCGGAATCTTTTTTAACCCATGCCAAGCAACATTTAACTAAGGCAGGCAAACTGACTATAGTAGCTAATAGCTTTTTAAAATACCCACCTATTTTAGAAACCCAATTTGACAGCTACCACACAGTATTTAAAAACAATAAATTTGCCGTATACAGTAGCTAA
- the trmB gene encoding tRNA (guanosine(46)-N7)-methyltransferase TrmB: MSESSNNNLEQAKQEGKYIRTIRSFVKREGRLTKGQAAAIEKCWPTMGLEHKNGLLDLSEVFGNDNDVVLEIGFGMGKSLVEMAKNAPHLNFIGIEVHRPGVGACLMDADEAGVTNLRVFEHDAVEVLADCISDESLSTLQLFFPDPWHKKRHHKRRIVQTEFAEKLRSKLKIGGVFHMATDWENYAEHMLEVMQAAPGYKNQSETNDYVPRPDLRPLTKFEQRGQRLGHGVWDLMFERTK, encoded by the coding sequence ATGAGTGAATCAAGTAACAACAACCTTGAGCAAGCTAAGCAAGAAGGTAAGTATATCCGCACTATTCGCAGTTTTGTAAAACGCGAAGGTCGATTAACCAAAGGCCAAGCTGCTGCAATCGAAAAATGCTGGCCAACAATGGGGCTTGAGCATAAAAACGGCCTACTTGATTTAAGCGAAGTTTTTGGCAATGACAATGATGTAGTCCTAGAAATTGGTTTTGGTATGGGCAAGTCATTGGTTGAAATGGCAAAAAATGCACCACATCTTAACTTTATTGGCATAGAAGTTCATCGCCCAGGCGTTGGCGCATGTTTAATGGATGCTGACGAAGCTGGCGTTACTAATCTGCGTGTGTTTGAACACGATGCAGTAGAAGTTCTTGCTGATTGTATAAGCGATGAAAGCTTATCAACCTTACAATTATTTTTCCCTGATCCATGGCACAAAAAGCGTCACCACAAGCGTCGCATTGTACAAACTGAGTTTGCTGAAAAACTTCGCTCTAAATTAAAAATCGGTGGCGTATTTCACATGGCAACCGATTGGGAAAACTACGCAGAGCATATGTTAGAAGTGATGCAAGCAGCCCCAGGTTACAAAAACCAATCTGAGACTAACGACTATGTCCCCCGCCCTGATTTACGTCCATTGACTAAATTTGAACAGCGTGGTCAGCGTTTAGGTCATGGCGTATGGGATTTAATGTTCGAACGTACTAAGTAA
- the mutY gene encoding A/G-specific adenine glycosylase has product MLDLKKQQSDWFSNQVVDWYHLHGRKTLPWQLAKTPYKVWVSEVMLQQTQVVTVIPYFEKFMRSFPDIIALANADEDQVLHHWTGLGYYARARNLHKTAKIVRDKYQGQFPSTLEEVMDLPGIGRSTAGAVLSLSLGQHHPILDGNVKRVLARFFMVEGWYGVKKVENQLWHLSEQLTPKNNVTEFNQAMMDLGASLCSRSRFDCEACPLNSRCGAFNAGKVKEFPHSKPKKVVPKKSCHQLIIKHNDKVLMEKRPNSGIWGGLFGFFEFNEYSELETFLAQQGLKSDLNEVTPFTHVFSHFELTINPHVLNIEKAPDVVNDKQLVWYPLDQSIEVGLAAPTKKLVKQITAIV; this is encoded by the coding sequence ATGTTGGATTTAAAAAAACAGCAGTCAGATTGGTTTTCCAACCAAGTAGTTGACTGGTATCACCTTCATGGGCGCAAAACGTTACCATGGCAATTAGCTAAAACGCCTTATAAAGTGTGGGTATCTGAGGTGATGTTACAGCAAACTCAGGTTGTCACTGTTATTCCTTATTTTGAAAAGTTTATGCGAAGCTTTCCCGATATTATTGCTTTAGCAAATGCTGATGAAGATCAGGTTTTGCATCATTGGACAGGTTTAGGTTATTACGCTCGTGCACGTAATTTACATAAAACCGCTAAAATAGTTCGAGATAAATACCAAGGTCAGTTTCCTAGCACGCTTGAAGAAGTAATGGATTTACCCGGAATAGGGCGCTCTACTGCGGGGGCTGTTTTATCATTATCTTTGGGGCAGCATCACCCTATTCTTGATGGCAATGTTAAAAGAGTGCTTGCTCGTTTTTTCATGGTTGAAGGTTGGTATGGAGTTAAAAAAGTAGAAAATCAGCTTTGGCATTTAAGTGAACAACTCACTCCTAAAAATAATGTTACAGAGTTTAATCAAGCTATGATGGATTTAGGTGCAAGCTTATGTTCGCGCAGTCGCTTTGATTGTGAGGCATGCCCATTAAATAGCCGTTGTGGTGCGTTTAACGCTGGTAAAGTTAAGGAGTTTCCTCACTCTAAGCCTAAAAAAGTAGTGCCTAAAAAAAGCTGCCACCAGTTAATTATCAAGCATAACGACAAAGTGCTCATGGAAAAGCGCCCGAACAGTGGTATTTGGGGCGGATTATTTGGATTTTTTGAATTTAATGAGTACAGCGAGCTCGAAACTTTTTTAGCGCAACAAGGGCTTAAAAGTGACCTTAATGAAGTAACGCCTTTTACTCATGTATTTTCACATTTTGAGCTGACGATTAACCCGCATGTACTTAATATTGAGAAAGCCCCGGATGTTGTTAATGACAAGCAGCTGGTGTGGTATCCACTCGATCAATCAATAGAAGTAGGGTTAGCGGCACCGACTAAAAAGTTGGTTAAACAAATTACGGCAATAGTATAG
- a CDS encoding oxidative damage protection protein gives MARTVFCQKLQKEAEGLGFQLYPGELGEKIFNNISKEAWGQWQHKQTMLINEKHLNMMDPEHRTFLEEQMVGFLFEGKEVEIEGYKPVEK, from the coding sequence ATGGCACGTACAGTATTTTGTCAAAAGTTACAAAAAGAGGCCGAAGGCCTTGGTTTTCAGTTATACCCTGGTGAACTTGGTGAGAAAATTTTTAATAATATTTCTAAAGAAGCCTGGGGGCAATGGCAGCATAAACAAACTATGCTGATCAACGAAAAGCATTTAAACATGATGGATCCAGAGCATCGTACTTTTTTAGAAGAGCAAATGGTTGGCTTTTTGTTTGAAGGTAAAGAAGTTGAGATTGAAGGTTATAAGCCAGTAGAAAAATAA
- a CDS encoding hybrid sensor histidine kinase/response regulator yields MQSKFSSAIKGLLPIFLVSNLIISTLFIVAYSLYSQSNAENNELPQPSTIALTKLAERLEQPIVEALTTYGQNKAKLLLDIASLLNNDFKYTLHRFNANNKAELVYSNNSIVIAPLAVSKYIKEQNTLHHLISSEGQVIAELIIEQKQPLISSSTQNLSMSAYLAAIVALIALFAFAIAFNKYIKKRLHKNTDSLTQELKAITQNDNYQSTLDEQLDGGLETVAQQINLLLKKVSMVLADDQAAQKELKRLQTSLETEVQSRTFELEKQTQKALKASETKTTFLATMSHEIRTPMNGVIGTIDLLRQTELDGAQQRLSTIIRESAFSLLSILDDILDFSKIEAGKLNIDPVPFSIADTLEEVAKVLSSVAKNRHLELDLSIAPDIPNNLMGDSGRVRQVLYNLCSNAIKFTSTNGTTKGKVRISVEVANNTADHFTLRFCVSDNGKGMSQSQLRKIFNPFTQAESSITREFGGTGLGLSICKSLTELMLGTIHVTSHEGIGSEFTVELPFSTAGKTEFAHKNTLNGKHVIIVSSDAERGKVIYRYLSFMGAKITYAHEQQDVEAHQDAKDIIWVVDGIEDMNSISTLLRSLLYSLEDNNQQMVVLSKLDEAVINHKSIFYINASPLCKSNFMLSILVAAGLHKPKQVKKARTMNHYLNSEEALAANRLVLLVEDNLLNQEVLTEQLHILGYSVEVANNGEEGLDMWRKNSYSLILTDLHMPKMSGYDMVEKIREEASLLESIDAQPYIIAVTANALKGERERCLAVGINDFITKPIELNALEDTLKQWNDLYSKQPQQVNSTEKPIMPIDMESANKYINGDDAKIIRFFKMYLEQSQEQIKAINFAVLQSNKAEILSACHQLKSISKTVGANIVADLAQSFEDKCKSDEIKADELIKMRDELEIEYSRAAQFLKEQIRNNDQQDDLI; encoded by the coding sequence ATGCAGAGTAAGTTCTCTTCAGCAATAAAGGGCCTACTACCTATATTTTTAGTTAGTAACCTTATAATTTCCACATTATTTATAGTCGCCTATTCGCTTTACTCACAAAGCAATGCTGAGAACAATGAACTTCCCCAACCCTCTACTATTGCACTCACAAAACTTGCTGAACGCCTTGAGCAGCCCATTGTTGAAGCACTAACAACATACGGGCAAAACAAAGCCAAATTACTTCTTGATATTGCAAGCTTACTCAATAATGACTTTAAATATACTCTGCATCGTTTTAATGCAAATAATAAAGCCGAGTTAGTTTATAGCAACAATAGTATAGTGATTGCACCTTTAGCTGTTAGCAAATACATTAAAGAGCAAAATACTCTGCATCATTTAATCTCATCAGAGGGACAAGTAATTGCTGAACTTATCATTGAGCAGAAACAACCTTTAATTTCATCATCGACACAAAATTTATCAATGAGTGCATATCTTGCCGCTATTGTTGCTCTGATCGCATTGTTTGCATTCGCTATAGCGTTTAATAAGTACATTAAAAAACGACTACATAAAAATACCGATTCTCTCACTCAAGAACTCAAGGCTATTACACAAAATGATAATTATCAAAGCACGCTTGATGAGCAACTTGATGGAGGGTTAGAAACCGTTGCTCAACAAATTAATTTATTGCTGAAAAAAGTAAGTATGGTTCTAGCTGACGACCAAGCTGCACAAAAAGAATTAAAAAGGCTACAAACCAGTCTGGAAACAGAAGTACAAAGCAGAACATTTGAATTAGAAAAACAAACTCAAAAAGCGTTAAAGGCGAGTGAAACTAAAACCACCTTTTTAGCCACCATGAGTCATGAAATAAGAACACCAATGAATGGTGTTATTGGCACCATTGATTTACTTCGCCAAACAGAGCTTGATGGTGCTCAGCAACGCCTTAGTACTATTATTCGTGAATCCGCATTTTCGCTACTGAGTATTTTAGATGATATTTTAGATTTTTCTAAAATTGAGGCTGGAAAGCTCAACATAGATCCTGTTCCGTTTTCTATTGCAGATACACTAGAAGAAGTAGCCAAGGTATTATCGTCGGTTGCTAAAAACCGTCATTTAGAACTCGATTTATCAATTGCACCCGATATTCCTAATAACCTTATGGGCGACTCAGGCAGGGTTCGCCAAGTGCTATATAACTTGTGTAGTAATGCCATTAAATTTACTAGCACCAATGGTACAACGAAGGGGAAAGTAAGAATATCAGTAGAGGTAGCAAATAACACCGCCGATCACTTTACATTGCGTTTTTGTGTAAGTGATAACGGTAAAGGAATGAGCCAATCTCAGTTAAGAAAAATTTTCAACCCGTTCACTCAAGCAGAAAGCTCAATTACGCGAGAGTTCGGTGGAACAGGGCTTGGTCTTTCAATTTGTAAAAGCTTAACCGAGCTAATGCTTGGTACTATACATGTAACAAGCCATGAAGGGATTGGAAGTGAATTTACCGTTGAACTGCCTTTTTCAACTGCAGGTAAAACTGAATTTGCCCATAAAAATACACTTAATGGTAAACATGTCATTATTGTCAGCAGCGACGCAGAGCGCGGTAAAGTAATTTATCGTTACTTGTCATTTATGGGGGCTAAAATAACCTATGCTCATGAACAACAAGATGTAGAAGCTCACCAAGATGCCAAGGATATTATTTGGGTTGTTGATGGCATTGAAGACATGAATAGTATTAGTACCTTACTAAGAAGTTTACTTTACTCACTAGAAGATAATAACCAGCAAATGGTGGTATTAAGTAAATTAGATGAAGCAGTAATTAATCATAAAAGTATTTTTTATATTAATGCTTCTCCATTATGTAAATCTAACTTCATGCTTTCAATTTTGGTGGCTGCAGGTTTGCATAAACCTAAGCAAGTTAAAAAAGCCAGAACGATGAATCACTACCTAAACTCAGAAGAAGCGCTGGCAGCAAATAGGCTAGTATTATTGGTAGAAGATAACCTATTAAATCAAGAGGTACTCACCGAACAATTACATATACTAGGGTACAGTGTAGAGGTGGCTAATAACGGTGAAGAAGGCCTAGATATGTGGCGTAAAAATAGCTACTCGCTCATTTTAACCGATTTACATATGCCAAAAATGTCTGGCTACGATATGGTTGAAAAAATTAGAGAAGAAGCGTCATTGCTCGAATCGATTGACGCACAACCTTATATTATTGCTGTTACTGCCAATGCTCTAAAAGGAGAGAGAGAGCGATGTTTAGCTGTAGGTATTAACGACTTTATTACTAAACCTATTGAGTTAAATGCACTTGAGGACACATTAAAGCAATGGAATGACTTATATAGCAAACAACCACAACAGGTGAATTCGACCGAAAAACCAATCATGCCTATTGATATGGAGTCAGCGAATAAGTATATAAATGGCGATGACGCTAAAATAATCCGCTTTTTTAAAATGTATTTAGAGCAGAGCCAAGAACAAATTAAAGCGATTAACTTCGCGGTGCTGCAAAGCAATAAAGCTGAAATTTTATCCGCTTGCCACCAATTAAAATCTATATCGAAGACAGTAGGAGCTAACATTGTTGCTGATTTAGCGCAGTCATTTGAAGATAAGTGTAAAAGTGATGAAATAAAAGCTGATGAATTAATTAAGATGAGAGATGAGCTTGAAATTGAATATTCAAGAGCAGCACAGTTTTTAAAAGAACAAATTAGAAACAACGATCAGCAAGATGACTTGATTTAA